The genome window TTTTTTACCCTGAACCCCGGTGGTTAATTCTTTTTCCCTGAATGAAATGCCTCATAGATGAATTGCGCCCATATCTCAAAACACTCTTTTCTTTGTCGGTTGAACACGCCAAAATTACGGGGGTGATAGGTAGGAAACCACAAAACACTTTTTTCACCAAGACGTATCCACTGACTACGACAAAGAGAACAATCTTCGCTCTCAAAAATACCAAATACCTCTTTGAGGGCTTCTCTAGCGCGTTTTCCCTGCGTAATCAGAATGTCCGGTTTTAAGATCTCGATTTCACCCCAAATATACCTCTGGCAATTTTTAAACAAAATCACCGGCGCAGAGGCATGATTTTTGTTACATACACAGCATTTCACTGTATTAATGTGAGCAAAGTACAAATGCGAAGACTGAATATCCAGATTGGGCTTGAATTTTTTCAGCAACCTCCAAGCCATTTCATGGGTGCGGTACCAGTGCCGGGATTTGACCAGTGTATCGGTATTACACTCATGCTCTTCCTGATATCGTACGGCTTCCGGGGTTCTGCGACTTGCATCCCTCTCACTGCTCCCCGGATCGAGGGAAAGAAATAACAAACGCGGTAAAGTCCCTTTTTCGTATTCTGACCCCACAAAGGCAGATTTCGCCTCAATAAAGTTTTCATTGTCTTTTCGGCATACAGATAAATAAGGACAATGAAAATCAAGGGGATAAATGCCTTCTTTCTGGTAATACGCTTCAAGTTCTCTCAACATCTTATTGGTATTTTACTTTGGAAAGTTGCCTGTAAAAA of Anaerolinea thermophila UNI-1 contains these proteins:
- a CDS encoding uracil-DNA glycosylase family protein, which encodes MLRELEAYYQKEGIYPLDFHCPYLSVCRKDNENFIEAKSAFVGSEYEKGTLPRLLFLSLDPGSSERDASRRTPEAVRYQEEHECNTDTLVKSRHWYRTHEMAWRLLKKFKPNLDIQSSHLYFAHINTVKCCVCNKNHASAPVILFKNCQRYIWGEIEILKPDILITQGKRAREALKEVFGIFESEDCSLCRSQWIRLGEKSVLWFPTYHPRNFGVFNRQRKECFEIWAQFIYEAFHSGKKN